ccctacattcggtactcgatcgattggatcgcgaacaagttcgactacatcaaccacgttgtccaaagcttccgcttacagtctatgagggtacgtagacacactcccccctcattgctatgcatctccatggatagatcttgcgtgtgcatagaattttttttgttttccatgcaacatttcccaacagtggcatcagagccaagtctatgcgtagatgatatgcacgagtagaacacaaagagtcgtgggcggtgatagtcatactacttaccaccaacgtcttattttgtttcggcggtattgtgggatgaagcggcccggaccaaccttacatgtccatgcacatgagaccggttccaccgactgacatgcaactagttttgcataaaggtggcttgcgggtgtctgtttctcctactttagttgaatcgaatttgactatggccggtccttgaagaaggttaaaacaacaaacttgataatcaccattgtggtttttgcgtaggtaagaatggttcttgctagaagcctgtagcagctcgtaaaacttgcaacaacaaagtagaggttgtctaacttgtttttgtagggatgttgtgatgtgatatggtcaagatatgatgtgatatatggtgatgtatgagatgatcatgttttgtaatatcgacaaccgacatgagccttagggttgtctctttattgtatgaagttcaaacgccatgtaattgctttactttatcgctatgcgttagcaatagttgtagaagcaatagttggcgagacaaccccgacgcaacgatggagttcaaggtgtcgagccggtgacgatggagttcATGACGATGCATTGGAGATGGAtataaaagcacaagatgatgatggccatatcatgtcacatatttcgattgcatgtgatgtttatcttttatgcatcttattttgcttagaacggcggtagcattataagatgatcccttcactaaatttcaaggtaaaagtgttctccccgagtatgcaccattgccaaagttcgtcgtttcgaagcacctcgtgatgatcgggtgtgatagactctaccgttcacatacaacaggtgtaagatagttttgcacatgcagaatacttgggttaaacttgatgagcctagcatgtacagacatggtctcggaacactggagatcaaaagatcgaacgtgagtcatatagtagatatgatcagcatagagatgttcaccattgatgaataccccatctcacgtgatgatcggacatgtgttagttcatttggatcatgtatcacttagataacatgaggggtgtttatttaagtgggagttcattagtgatTTGATttactgaacttaatttatcatgaacttagtcttataatTTTGCATatgtatgttgtagatcaatggcccgtgctactgttcccttgaattttaatgcgttcctagagaaagctaagttgaaaaatgatggtagcaactacatggactgggttcataacttgaggattatcctcattgctgcacagaagaattatgtccttgatgcacctctaggtgatggacctgctgcaggagctgaaGCAGACGTTTTGAATGCCTGgcaggctcgatctgatgactactgtatagttcagtgtgccatgctttacggattagaactgggattcaaagacattttgaacgtcatggagcatatgagatgtttcaaaagttgaagttaatatttcaagcaaatgcctgggttgagagatatgaagtctccaacaagttcgatagctgcaagatggaggagaaaagttctgtcagtgaacacatactcaaaatgtctgggtattataatcacttgactcagctgggagttaatcttccagttgattgtgttattgacagagttcttcaatcactgccacctaggtacaaattcttcgtgatgaactataatatgcacggGATGACCaaaacaattctcgagctcttcacaatgcttaagactgcggaagtagaaatcaagaaggagcatcgagtgttgatggttaacaagaccactagtttcaagaaaaaaggcaagggaaacaaagggaacttcaagaagaatggcaagcaagttgccactcccgggaagaagcccaaagctggacccaagcctgaaaccgagtgcttctactacaaaggaaatgttcactagaagcggaactgcccccaaatacttggtggataagaaggatggcaaagtgaacaaaggtatatttgatatacatgttattgaaggaaatatgacctagtggcaataataaatttgttattttatatttccttattcatgataaaggtttattattcatgctagaactgtattgatcggaaacttaaatacatgtgtgaatacataaacaaatactgtgtccctagtaagcctctactagactagctcgtggatcaaagatggttaaggtttcctaaccatggacatgtgttgtcatttgataatgggatcacatcattaggagaatgatgtgatggacaagacccatccgttatcttagcatattgatcgttcagtttattgctattgctttcttcatgtcaaatacatattccttcgactatgacattatgcaactcccggataccggaggaataccttgtgtgctatcaaacgtcacaatgtaattgggtgattataaagatgctctacaagtatctccgaaggtgtttgttgagttggcatagatcaagattaggatttgtcactctgagtatcggagaggtatctttgggccctctcggtaatacacatcataagcttgcaagtaaatgactaaggagttagttacaaggtgATGtactacgaaacgagtaaagagacttgctggtactgagattgaactaggtatgaagataccgacgatcgaatcttgggcaaataACATACGGATGGACAAAggaaattacgtatgttgtcataacggttcgaccgataaagatcttcatagaatatgtaggagccaatatgggcatccaggttccgctattggttattgaccggagaggtgtctcggtcatgtctacatagttctcaaacccgtagggtccgcacgcttaacgttcgttgacgatttagtgttatatgagttatatgatttggtgaccgaatgtttcaGATTCTCGGATGAGATCAAAGACAtggcgaggagtatcgaaatggtcgagaggtaaagattgatatataggacgataataTTCaggcaccggaagtgttccggagtgtacCGAGTAGTCATCGGAGTATTGGAGGGGGTACCGGACACCCCCGGGAGGATAGTGGGCTCATTGGACcattagaggggagcacaccagaccACATAGGGCGGGAGCACACCCTATGGCATCAGCCCAAGTGGGGAAAAGGAAAGCGGAgggattcggccccccttccttccctcttcccctttccccctccgataaaTATGGtaaggtggggggggggcgccacttgagaagggaccccaagtaggattcggcctacttggggcacctcctggctgctccctcctccccacctatatatatgtgggattgGGTGCCTAGAACAACCACGACAAATGCTTAACCGTGTTGAAAGAacttgcggtgcccccatgtttggttttggtaattgatgacaatctctatggactaatggttgccttgagttttaTTTGAAGGATTTATccgtaggcttttcttggagtccatttgttggtttcaaggagagtttgtgatgaccaaggtgccattcaaggaattacctaaagattggtcatgtgagaggttgatcaagactaagtcaaagagtgaatcaagttgatcatcacacaaagcgtagaagatgtaccgagagggatcaaacgatcccatggtatggtaagcattgtcaattatgctttgtgtactaacccatgatcttcgtgagagttctttgtggggttaggttgtggtgtgcaagttcaagtgaagcatcacgaagagatcgaatgattgaagcttgccgtccattgtggtgacaatggacttgtgaagatgtgcggaagtgtggctcacccatagtggagtatgggggagcaatcaactagtcttcatcgagccaacgcaatcaagaaaggtggtccaacttgagggagtcaagattgtcatcatctagctcaagtggaccatgtgcaaggcaaaggtttgcccttgataggttttccattttactggtctcatggtggtagttgggagaccgggttttaggatcgattgccgtactatcaagggggggctctcgatgagtaactTGAACGTATCATTCGTATagagatcaaaccattgcatccttgcatcatctttcttggttcttgtttggttctcgttgtgagttttggagcttatggtcatcttgagtttgctcaattcggagctcatatgaagaagttatggcagttctgtttttctccctgcggtagtaccgcggtggcaGCGGTGGTACCGCTGGtagcgtcaagcggtagtaccgctccagtaccgctctactaccgcctcgattttggGTCTTGCACTTTTCATGTCGGGTTTAGCAGTAGTTGCACGGCAGTAAGGCACGACAGTTCTtcctataagcggtagtaccgctccgtttgggcggtagtaccgcctataagcggtagtaccgcttcggtcgggcggtagtaccgctactgcTTTACTGCCGCCGTACTCTGCTCTGCCCTGCCTCTTTTGGTCTGGTGTTctgctcctccagcggtagtatcgctagggtgagcggtagtaccgcttataagcggtactaccgccccaaggttcatgttttgttgctccttttccttgcctcttccgcccgagcggtagtaccgctggtgtgCGAGCTGAGCACATAacagttggattttccccctcctataaaagggggtcttcttccccaatgaaccttatcctttgagctcgtgttcttcccccattgttgaccttctccgagcttgctatctctcaatccctccatggattcttgctagtttttgagggaaaagagagaggagatctagatccacatttccaccaatcactttctcctctatgtgagggaaccccttggatctagatcttggagttcttggtgttctccttcttattcttcctctcattttcctccctagcattagttgcttcggtgggatttgggagagaaggacttgggcactccgtgtgcccttggcattgcatttggtgcatcggtttgagttctccatggtgatacgtggaagtttcaagttgagaagcttattactcttgggtgcttggtgcccttgagcttgttcctcttgggtgctttggcgccctagacggttggtggtgcttggatctcaatcattgtggtgtaaagctccgggcaagcgtcggggtctccaattaggttatgGAGATCgcaccgagcaatttgacgggtatcggtgaccgatcccaagggttgccaaagtgtacgggttcggtgaccgcccccgagggtcgccatttgtacgggttcggtgaccgccctcaagggtcccttagtggaatcacaacatcttgcattgtgcgagggcgtgaggggattacggtggacctagtggcttcttggggagcattatgcctccacactgctccaaacggggattagcatccgcaagggtgtgaacttcgggatacatcgttgtctccgcgtgcctcggttatctcttacccgagccctttacttatgcactttactttgtgatagccatattgttctttgtcatatatcttgctatcacatagttacttatcttgcttagcataagttgttggtgcacataggtaagcctagttgttttaggttttgtgcttgacaaattaaccgctaggtttatttcgcatttgttcaagcctaaaccgtaattattttaaagcgcctattcaccccccccctctaggcgacatccacgatctttcacgtgtgcggtgcccccctccaccgtttacaccctcggtcatattttcgtagtgcttaggcagagCCCTAcggagataacttcaccatcaccgtcaccacgcggtcgtgctaccggaactcatctactaccttgccgtcttgctGGACTAAGAAGGCCTGGATATCACCGAGCTgggcgtgtgctgaacgcggaggtgccatacgttcggtactcgatcagttggatcgcgaagaagttcgactacaccaaccgtgttgtcaaacgcttctgcttacggtctacgagggtacgtagacacactctcccccttgttgctatgcatctccatggatagatcttgcgtgtgcgtagatttttttccatgcaatgtttcccaacactTCCAATTTGGTGCCATTAAACAATACAGAGAATGATTCAGAGCTTACCATCCTCATAATCAGGCTAACCCATGATGGTGCAAACCCCATCTTTAACATAATGGCCTCGAGATATTCCCACTCAACTCGgtcatatgctttcatcatgtcAAGTTCTAGCGCACAAAATCTATTTTTCTTCGCTTTATTCTGCTTCATAAAATGACGGCACTCGTAAGCTGTAATGATGTTATCGGTAATCAACCGGCCAGGGACAAAGGCTGATTGCTCCTCAGAAATAATATCAGGAAATATTTGTTTCAATCTCTTGGATAGAACTTTGGAAGCAATCTTGTAGAGCACATTGCACAAGCTTATTGGCTGAAACTGAGTGAGCTGTGTGGGATCTTTTACCTTTGGAATCAGGACTAAGATTGTCTCATTGATCACCTCCGGGCTCTCCTCGGTCCTCACCACGAAGAATCCGCAATACTGCATTAGTCACCTCTTGGCCACAAATGTACCAATGGCGCTGAAAGAAGTGTGCGGGGTACTCATCTGGGCCTGGTGCTTTCATCGGAAACATTTGGAATAGTGCAGTTTTTACCTCTTCTCCTGAAAATGCCGCTATTAACATATCATTCATTGCGGGCATTACCTTATTCGGGACCAAATCTAGTACCTCGGCCATACCAGACGTCCCATCAAAAGTGAACAAGTTTTGGTAAAAAGAATTCACCATAGCTGCCATCTCGGTAGGATCTTGCGTAACCGAGTCATCTTCCCTCGTCAAATTTTTGATCTTATTCTTCTGCCGATGCATGATGGCCCTGCGCTGGAAGAACTTGGTATTTTTATCACCTTCCAACAACCAGTCGACTCGCGAGCGTTGCCGCTGTAATATTTCTTCCATATGGTATAACTAAACCAACCTATCCATAATTTTTGACTCTGCACGTGATGGGTTAGAATGTTGGGGATCATTCTGCAAAGTGCTAAGCTATTTTTTTGGTTTCTTTATTTCCCTTCCAACATTGCCAATGTTTGCTCCACTCCATTGGACTAGCGAAGCCAACAAACTGCTCAATTTTCTGCTCATGGTCTGTGCTCATGGTAGATGATGATTATTTATGAAATATATAATGAACATTTTTATTACACATTGAAacattttgtgaaatacatgatgaatatttttaaaatacatgacaAACACTTTAAGTATGCGATCAACATTAAGTTTGAATTACACAATGAATAGGTTTATGAAATCATGATGATTTTTTTAATTTGCCATGAACATTTTGTAAATACATGACTTGCAGTTTTAATACATGATGGgtatatttttaatgcataatggaTAATTTTTGGAAATACATGGTGACCATTTTTTAATGCACCCCTCCTCCCAATAACATATAGTCACCCACACCCGCGAACCAANNNNNNNNNNNNNNNNNNNNNNNNNNNNNNNNNNNNNNNNNNNNNNNNNNNNNNNNNNNNNNNNNNNNNNNNNNNNNNNNNNNNNNNNNNNNNNNNNNNNNNNNNNNNNNNNNNNNNNNNNNNNNNNNNNNNNNNNNNNNNNNNNNNNNNNNNNNNNNNNNNNNNNNNNNNNNNNNNNNNNNNNNNNNNNNNNNNNNNNNNNNNNNNNNNNNNNNNNNNNNNNNNNNNNNNNNNNNNNNNNNNNNNNNNNNNNNNNNNNNNNNNNNNNNNNGTTGTGATCACCATGTAATAGCCAGTTTGCACGACCTCGTTGTAAGCAGTAGATCTCCTCTTCCTCTAAAAGATTTTCAATAAGAAAAAAAATCTCCTTTTGTCATGCTTGGGAATGCGCATTCATAGGACCCTTTCGAAGATTTTCTAAATCTTTTTTGAGTTTATTAATTCTTTTTTTGGACCTCTGAGTATATCACGGTCCCAAATGTGCAAATCCACATTCACTGCCCGTGTACGCTCAGCTAGAGACAGCCCAATACCCCACAtctttgttttttcccttgatgcaCGCAGAATTATACAACTGACTCTTCTTGGAGCCATAGAGCTTCAAATTGTCTCAGTCGACTCTTTGGGTGGTTAAACATATTACCATCAAAATATTCTGTATCCAGTATGAGAGGACGATGATCAGAGTGTACATGTTCTTCATTTATGACAGTAGACCGAGAAAATTTGTTCGCGCATTTCACATTACAAACCGCACGATCAAGTCTCTCCCTAATATCGCCTCTCCTCCAAGTGAAAGGATCCCCAATACATCCCATGTATTCCAGACCGCACTCTCCCAAAAAATAGCGGAACTCTCACATCATTGCATTTGGTCTCGCATTACCACCCTCCTTTTCCGAAGAAAGTAGAATTTCATTAAAGTCTCCCAAAACCACCCAAGGTGAAGTAATTACCCTTATTGTGCAAGTTCCGAATATCATCCCACAACAAGTTACGATCACTCTAGTTCGGATGACCATAAAACCCTGTAAAACGCCACTGTACAACATTTTCATTCATAAACAGAACATCAATAAAATTAGTCGACACATAGTTTAAAACAATCAATAAAAAGACCCAATGAGGGTTGGCTTGGATGGTGGGCCCGTCTACATAGGGTACCATATTAGGACATAATCAACCGACTTGCTTCAAAAGTGCTGCAGACCGTATTAGCCATAGACCTGGAATGGGACGGGCTGAACCGATTATGCATGCCAAGTAGCTCCCTCTACATGTGTGAAAAGGCGGATGTAGCCAGGTAGGTGCACTCACCCTAGGGCGGGACCGCCGGATTGGGGTCTCAACGCGCGGGCCTATAGTAAGGCAAGGTGAAAATGTAGATGTAATGTACATCTTGGCTAAAGGTTATGGTTCCTTGGTCTAGTCGTGTGCCAAAGCAGTGCATCAGTGACTCAGACCAAGCGATGTTATGGGTAAAATAGTACACCTTTGATCAGAGCAAAATGTGTTATCACTACCAACTTTGGGGTTTGGAAGTGCGTCATGTGGGTTTTCCTCTAACATAGGATGTAAGATCCACATCCCTCTGTCACAAGTAGATTTTATAAGTAAATATGTTTTCCACAAAGTGGGTTAAAGGAAGTATTTTACTTACAAACTATTTTGGGCCAATGGCTCGGTGGCTATGACCGTTAAGTTTTCTTCGTTAAAATTCATGAATCCACTTATCCCAGCGACATGTGGAGTATGTACTGTATTTTATATGTGCTCAACCCTCTTCCTATGTTGTTTTTTCAGAGGAGTGAGTTGTGAAAACTCCGGGGAGATAGAGACCAGTACTTATGATGAGATTGGTCATTTTCATGACTTCGACTTTGCTGAAGTGCAGTATGAAAATATGGGGAAGCCGATGTTGAAGGCTATGAAGAGTAGATCCTCAGGAGGATTTGTCTAGAAGGCTCATACTAGGAGCTGGCGGTGTTCTATCGTCGTGACCGTTTAGACTTAGTTGACATATGAGGTGTTATTGTAATAAAAGCCTACTTGTTGATATGCATTTCTTCTATAACTCAGCACGCACCTCCCTGCCACTCCCAGGTACCACCGCCCGATGCTATTGTGCCGTGCTGGTGGATGTTTGGTGTACACATCAATTTACTCTCCTGTTACAACACACGAGCATATGTGCTAGTTTATCAAAAAAATGCAATAGCCAGTACAATAAAAAGACAACCGGATGCAAACCGGCCAGTACAGCATAAACTTACATTGCAAAACATACTAAAATTATTCTTTCTCCGATTGTATGCTGCCCACAGAGAATGAAAATTGCACTGAACCAACAATAAAGGAAGGGGCACCTGCAAACGTCTTCGCCACACAAACTTTAAAGATTGCAATAATCACTAGCCCCATTAGCCAAGATCTAGAAGTAAGAAGCATAGGTTGGAGCAACACCCCATGCAAAACATGGTTATTGTCCATCACCATCGGATAGAGGTAGACCCGGCCATGGCAGCTCGGCCCGAAAGCCGAAGATAAGCCCTAATATGgcataaatcaatattttattagaAATATAGGTATAGTATATTATTTGAATATCCTGAAATTCATTTAATAAAAAACACAATATTCATGTGTTTtgggccgggccgggctcgggcttaaaATTTTGAGGTCGGGCTTTGCAAAGCCCGGCCCGAAAAATGTCCAGGTTTAGGCAGAGGGTTGGAGAAACCGGATCAAGTTGCAGAAGATGTTGAAATTGTCGCTTCAATGGCCAACCGGTTGCTCTTTGTAAAGGGCACACCAATTATCAAGATCTGAAACGTGTCAATAGGTTTAGGATCTAGAGACACAAACCCTCACATGCCCTTCACCGGCGGGGGATCGAACATCGTAGAGGTAGGAAGAGACCGAAGGGACCTTATTCCAACATGCCATCACCGCCACCACCTAGTCGATTTCTCTCGGGAAACAAAACCTAGGGAGAAAAAAAGGATGGATGGGTCCCTACTATCCTTGCCGCCGACAAAGCCACCGGACGAGGAAGAGAAGGGGGAGCGACGTGGCGGTGTGGGGAAGAAACTTGGCGACGACGGCCATGGTTTAGAGAGTCTGTGCTACCAAGATCGAGATATTTTGCGGTGGGAGGGTGTGCGACTGGTGCGTTCTCCATTGCGCACTACGCGGATTAGGGAATTCCTAGCCGAGCTGGTGTGTCTATGACGCCCATTGTGTGTTGGCtattgtcatcaccaacacatTCTTTGTCTGCATGACTGCATCTCATTGATTTGAATTCCTTCAGGTTACATTCTGTCCATAGGATCAAAATCGTGCTGAAAACAGAAATCATTAGTTAGGGGTACCTTTGCAGCTATGTTGGCAAATGTTAATAACCATTTTAGCTCATCGGAATTATGAGTAGGAGTTACAGTATGGTCAAACACGATCGGTTTGCACAGCCTGACCTCATGTTTTTAAATAGTTTGGCCGTTACGCTAGCTTCCTACTTGACACTAGTTCAAGGGAAGTGGCGGCACGCTCTGCTCGTGCCGGAAGTAGTCGCCGGCGTCCACCCTGCGCTTGACCTCTGCGAGTCTCCTAAAGTTTGCCGGACCGAAATACCTCTCGCCCCACACCTTGCCACTTTGGTAGCTCGTTACTCCGCCGACCACCGTGTTCATGCCAATGTCGAGGTCCCGGTAGTTAACGTACGCGGCCCTCGGATTCTTGCTCACGAACGGCGCCATGAAGTCGTACAGGCTCCCGATCCAGTTCGGCTTAGGCGTAGCGTCGCCCCCCGCCCCTTTGCCGTTCCAGTGCTGCACGTACTGGATGTTGTAGAGCACGCTGCTCCGGTGCGGGAACGGGGTGTCGTTGGCGGTGATGTGGCCCATTCTTCCACCGTGCGGCTCCAGGACGAGCTGCCCCGACGCCGCGTCGTTGGGCCAGAGGAAGATCTTCTCCCACGTCTCGTTGGTGAGGGCTTTCTCGACGTAGTCGGACTTGTTCTTAATGAAGGGACCCAGGGCCATGGACCGGTTGATGGTGGCGTCGCCGAAGTATATGTACGCCGTGAACTGCAGCCAGCTCATCTCCTTGCAGTCGGCGTGCGTCACGCCGAGCTCCGGGAATCGGCTGCGCAACGTCGGCACCaccgcgttgcacttgccgaggtaCAGGGCTTCGAAGGTGGCCTGACGATTTTCTACGATAACACGTACGGTGAGGTCGTCCGGGAGCACGGGCGCGAGCGTTTGCCATTTGGTCACCGCGTTGACGGCGCCCTGGTCCATGGTCTTGGCGAGTTTGAAGAAGGTCACCGTCGGTGGGACTGGCACGAGCCTCACCTTCCACGACAGCACGATGCCGAAattgccgccgcccccgccgcggaTGGCCCAGAAGAGGTCGTCCCCCATGGCCTTCTTGTCCGCCAACAGATTCCCGTAGGCGTCGACCATGGTGGCGTCGAGAACGTTGTCGGCGGAGAGGCCGTACTTGCGCATCATTAGGCCTATGCCGCCGCCGCTCAAGATGCCCCCCACGCCCACGGTCGAGCACACGCCAGCCGGGAAGCCCAGCCCTGGAGCCGCCGTGGCGACGTGGTGGTAGAGCTCCCCGAGCGCCGCCCCGGAGTCGACCCACGCGGTGGCCTTGCGTGGGTCGACGCGGACGGCGTGGAGCTTGGCGAGGTCGATTACCGCGAACGCCTCGCTGTTGGGGCAGACTGACCGGTAGGAGAGGCCCTCGTAGTCGTGCCCGCCGCTGCGGacgcggacgcgcacgccgtgGCGGCGCCCACAGCGCACGGCGGCCTGGACGTGGGACGCGTTGGTGGGCATCACGATGCAGAGCGGTGGGCTCGCCGTGGCCGGCGCCACGAACCTGGCGTTCCTGATGGACGACACCAGGAGCTGCTTGAACGACGGTGAGTTCGGCGTCTGCACGAGCTGGCTGGGGACGCTCGTGGAGATGCAGCGGACGAAGTCGGTGTAGTTGGAGGTCGACGCAAGGGAGGGGGCGGGCAAGAACAAACCCAAGAAACAAACCATGAGAACGAGCGCTATGCTTGCCATTTCGATGAATCTACCGCTCTTCGTACACTGATACGGTGCTTCTGTTCTAATTCACCTCGTATATATAACCATGTGGTCATCCTTCTCTTCAAGGGCCGGTTAATACATGCATGGAAGTTTCTTCCCAAATCAAGTAGGAGAAGTCCGTTTCGAAAAAATAAAATCAAGTAGGAGAAGTCCGTTTCGAAAAAATAAAATCAAGTAGGAGAAGTCCGTTTCGAAAAAATAAAATCAAGTAGGAGAATATAACCATGCGGTCATATCC
Above is a window of Triticum dicoccoides isolate Atlit2015 ecotype Zavitan chromosome 5B, WEW_v2.0, whole genome shotgun sequence DNA encoding:
- the LOC119307764 gene encoding berberine bridge enzyme-like 18, whose protein sequence is MASIALVLMVCFLGLFLPAPSLASTSNYTDFVRCISTSVPSQLVQTPNSPSFKQLLVSSIRNARFVAPATASPPLCIVMPTNASHVQAAVRCGRRHGVRVRVRSGGHDYEGLSYRSVCPNSEAFAVIDLAKLHAVRVDPRKATAWVDSGAALGELYHHVATAAPGLGFPAGVCSTVGVGGILSGGGIGLMMRNRGGGGGNFGIVLSWKVRLVPVPPTVTFFKLAKTMDQGAVNAVTKWQTLAPVLPDDLTVRVIVENRQATFEALYLGKCNAVVPTLRSRFPELGVTHADCKEMSWLQFTAYIYFGDATINRSMALGPFIKNKSDYVEKALTNETWEKIFLWPNDAASGQLVLEPHGGRMGHITANDTPFPHRSSVLYNIQYVQHWNGKGAGGDATPKPNWIGSLYDFMAPFVSKNPRAAYVNYRDLDIGMNTVVGGVTSYQSGKVWGERYFGPANFRRLAEVKRRVDAGDYFRHEQSVPPLPLN